In Propionicimonas paludicola, a single window of DNA contains:
- a CDS encoding sensor histidine kinase, with translation MVRFDNSRLSGWLSGGDRSFRGRLIAAVALVGIPVSWGSALFNLALGSPTWTVLLNVIAGFVIVALMLFARRTGRFQLAYLIAVVGLFVVLFPALFFAGGGYHSGMPIFFMFAIAFSAIILQGRALWILVPLEAAVFTTSLAVAYLQPQLVVPLGSEAAILSDVIFTMISTGIALVVALRLLIGLYEQNQRQLKVQNEALARVDRARAEFLAQVAHELNTPLTVIRAHAQEAGSDLIRDPAQVGRDVAVIEAEADRLGRLVSQLLDLARINEGRLILERAPVDLDEVIQQTLQAYRPLWTQHGNTLAVARDSDSPIVLADRERVIQVLVNLISNASRHTDHGTITVSVGRVDDRARVCVTDTGSGMAPERLATLGEGPVRDRPDGLRSARDTGLGVGLVISRHIVTAHSGELTFSSVVGQGTTACFTLPLAEVAADQG, from the coding sequence ATGGTCAGGTTCGACAACAGCCGACTCAGTGGCTGGCTCAGTGGCGGCGATCGCAGCTTCCGGGGTCGGCTGATCGCCGCTGTGGCTCTGGTCGGCATTCCGGTCAGCTGGGGCTCCGCGCTGTTCAACCTGGCGCTGGGCAGCCCGACGTGGACGGTGCTGCTGAACGTCATCGCCGGCTTCGTGATCGTCGCCCTGATGCTCTTCGCCCGCCGCACCGGACGATTCCAACTGGCCTATCTGATTGCGGTGGTCGGCCTCTTCGTTGTGCTGTTTCCGGCGCTGTTCTTCGCCGGCGGTGGTTACCACAGCGGAATGCCGATCTTCTTCATGTTTGCCATCGCATTCTCGGCGATCATCCTGCAGGGCAGGGCCTTGTGGATTCTGGTGCCGCTGGAGGCCGCCGTCTTCACCACGAGTCTGGCGGTGGCCTATCTGCAGCCGCAGTTGGTCGTCCCGCTGGGTTCGGAGGCCGCGATCCTGTCCGACGTGATCTTCACAATGATCAGCACCGGGATCGCCCTGGTCGTGGCGCTACGACTGTTGATCGGCCTGTACGAGCAGAACCAGCGGCAGTTGAAGGTGCAGAACGAGGCCCTGGCTCGGGTCGACCGGGCTCGAGCGGAGTTCCTGGCGCAGGTGGCCCACGAGTTGAACACTCCGCTGACCGTAATCCGCGCCCATGCCCAGGAGGCCGGCAGTGACCTGATCCGTGATCCGGCGCAGGTCGGCCGGGATGTCGCCGTGATCGAGGCAGAGGCCGACCGGCTGGGACGGCTGGTCAGCCAACTGCTGGACCTGGCCCGGATCAACGAAGGACGACTGATCCTCGAGCGGGCTCCGGTCGACCTGGACGAGGTCATCCAGCAGACCCTGCAGGCTTACCGTCCGCTGTGGACCCAACACGGCAACACCCTCGCTGTGGCCCGCGACTCTGACTCCCCGATCGTGCTGGCCGATCGGGAGCGGGTGATCCAGGTGCTGGTCAACTTGATCTCCAACGCCAGCCGGCATACCGACCACGGCACCATCACGGTCTCGGTCGGACGGGTGGACGACCGGGCCCGGGTCTGCGTCACGGACACCGGCTCGGGGATGGCGCCGGAACGACTGGCCACCCTCGGTGAGGGCCCGGTGCGGGATCGTCCGGACGGGCTGAGGTCGGCCCGCGACACCGGGCTCGGGGTCGGGCTGGTGATCTCCCGGCACATCGTCACCGCGCACTCCGGTGAGCTCACCTTCAGCTCGGTGGTCGGGCAGGGGACCACGGCCTGTTTCACCCTTCCGCTGGCCGAAGTGGCTGCTGACCAGGGGTGA
- a CDS encoding response regulator transcription factor produces MPKESPRAPVILVVEDEETLRSAVARHLTHQGFAVIEVGTVQGALAAVWERQPDVVLLDVLLPDGSGYELCAKLRPITSAAIIYLTALGQDRAVVRGLEAGGDDYIAKPFNFDVLTARIQAQLRRAVAPRTGRIDLPPLHLDFVTGRVILEGREVVLTRMELQLLGFLASNVGVGATQDELLTAVWRAKAPMPTNTVRQTVSTLRRKLGLDEASAFELASTPDKRYVLRQVRFDPAG; encoded by the coding sequence TTGCCGAAGGAAAGCCCCCGGGCTCCAGTGATCCTGGTGGTCGAGGACGAGGAGACTCTGCGTTCGGCAGTGGCCCGCCACCTCACCCACCAGGGTTTCGCCGTGATCGAGGTGGGCACCGTGCAGGGTGCACTGGCTGCAGTCTGGGAGCGCCAGCCCGATGTGGTGCTGCTGGACGTCCTGCTGCCCGACGGCTCCGGCTACGAGTTGTGCGCCAAGCTGCGTCCGATCACGTCGGCAGCCATCATCTACTTGACCGCTCTCGGCCAGGACCGGGCTGTCGTGCGCGGCCTGGAGGCCGGCGGGGACGACTACATCGCAAAGCCCTTCAACTTCGACGTGCTGACCGCCCGGATCCAGGCCCAACTGCGCCGGGCCGTCGCTCCGCGCACCGGACGGATCGACCTGCCGCCGCTGCACCTGGACTTCGTCACCGGACGCGTGATCCTGGAGGGACGCGAGGTGGTCCTGACCCGGATGGAGCTGCAACTGCTCGGCTTCCTGGCCTCCAATGTCGGAGTCGGCGCCACCCAGGACGAGCTGCTCACCGCGGTCTGGCGGGCCAAGGCTCCGATGCCGACCAACACCGTCCGGCAGACCGTCTCGACCCTGCGCCGCAAGCTCGGCCTAGATGAGGCCAGCGCCTTCGAACTCGCCTCCACCCCGGACAAGCGCTACGTGCTACGCCAGGTCCGGTTCGACCCGGCCGGCTAG
- a CDS encoding tRNA (cytidine(34)-2'-O)-methyltransferase, producing the protein MTPPLRILFCEPRIPNNTGATMRLAAVTGAELHLARPLGFDMDDAKLRRAGVDYRDQAATFVHDSLSDAYAALLPARVFAFTSHAELPYTDIAYEPGDVLLFGPEPTGLAPEVLADPRITATVRIPMRAGMRSLNLANAAAIAVYEAWRQLGHPGAR; encoded by the coding sequence GTGACTCCTCCGCTGCGCATCCTGTTCTGCGAGCCGCGGATCCCGAACAACACCGGAGCCACCATGCGGCTGGCCGCGGTCACCGGCGCCGAGCTGCACCTGGCCCGTCCGCTCGGCTTCGACATGGACGACGCCAAGCTGCGCCGGGCCGGGGTCGACTATCGCGACCAGGCGGCCACTTTCGTCCATGACTCCTTGTCGGACGCCTACGCCGCGCTGTTGCCGGCCCGGGTCTTCGCCTTCACGTCGCACGCCGAGCTGCCCTACACCGACATCGCCTACGAGCCCGGGGATGTCCTGCTGTTCGGCCCCGAGCCGACCGGGCTGGCTCCGGAAGTGCTGGCCGACCCGCGGATCACCGCCACGGTGCGGATCCCGATGCGGGCCGGAATGCGCTCGTTGAACCTGGCCAATGCCGCCGCGATTGCGGTCTACGAGGCCTGGCGCCAACTGGGACACCCGGGCGCACGCTGA
- a CDS encoding pseudouridine synthase, producing the protein MGEFLRERLPDAAPVASMLATGEFVDQSGRPIAGEEPYRPHTLVWFHRESAAEPSVPFEVRILHADERIVVVDKPHFLATTPRGVHVRETVLVRLREALGLPELAPAHRLDRLTAGVLVLTTRREFRAAYSGLFQSQGVRKTYRALARFDPSLAFPRRELGRIEKRRGHLQAALVDGESNAETLIELDEVRGDLACYRLMPATGKTHQLRVQLAALGLPILGDPLYPDVREVAADDFRHPLQLIAHRLAFTDPIDGTEREFTSQFALEWPDATGSGSR; encoded by the coding sequence ATGGGTGAGTTCCTGCGCGAACGACTGCCGGACGCGGCGCCGGTGGCGTCCATGCTTGCCACCGGCGAGTTCGTCGATCAGAGTGGGCGTCCGATCGCCGGCGAGGAGCCGTACCGTCCGCACACCTTGGTGTGGTTCCACCGCGAGTCGGCCGCGGAGCCGTCCGTCCCGTTCGAGGTGAGGATCCTGCACGCAGACGAGCGGATCGTGGTCGTCGACAAGCCGCACTTTCTGGCCACGACGCCACGCGGCGTACACGTCCGCGAGACCGTGCTGGTGCGGCTGCGGGAAGCGCTCGGCCTGCCTGAGTTGGCCCCGGCGCATCGCCTGGATCGGCTCACCGCCGGAGTGCTGGTGCTGACCACGCGCCGAGAGTTCCGGGCCGCCTACTCCGGGCTGTTCCAGAGCCAAGGAGTGCGCAAGACCTACCGGGCACTGGCCCGGTTCGACCCGAGCCTGGCGTTTCCCCGACGCGAACTCGGGCGCATCGAGAAGCGCCGCGGCCACCTGCAGGCCGCACTCGTCGATGGCGAATCGAACGCCGAAACTCTGATCGAGCTGGACGAAGTCCGCGGCGACCTGGCCTGCTACCGGCTGATGCCGGCCACCGGAAAGACTCACCAACTGCGGGTGCAGCTGGCCGCGCTCGGGCTGCCCATCCTCGGCGACCCGCTCTACCCGGACGTGCGCGAAGTGGCGGCCGACGACTTCCGCCACCCGCTGCAACTGATCGCGCATCGGCTGGCCTTCACCGACCCGATCGACGGCACCGAGCGTGAGTTCACCAGCCAGTTCGCTCTGGAGTGGCCCGATGCGACCGGCTCTGGGAGCCGGTGA
- a CDS encoding PadR family transcriptional regulator, translating to MANQMTELLKGTLEGIVLSLLAERPAYGYEITAQLREQGFTDLVEGTVYAVLVRIEQRGFVDVERVTSEKGPPRKVYSLNARGRAQLDEFWTAWSFLADRINQLHKGKESS from the coding sequence ATGGCCAATCAGATGACCGAGTTGCTCAAGGGCACCCTCGAGGGCATCGTCCTCAGCTTGCTCGCCGAGCGGCCGGCCTACGGCTATGAGATCACCGCGCAGCTGCGCGAGCAGGGTTTCACCGACCTGGTCGAGGGCACCGTCTACGCGGTGCTGGTGCGCATCGAGCAGCGCGGCTTCGTCGATGTCGAGCGGGTCACCTCGGAGAAGGGCCCGCCGCGCAAGGTCTACTCCCTCAATGCGCGCGGACGCGCACAACTCGACGAGTTCTGGACGGCCTGGAGCTTCCTGGCCGACCGGATCAACCAGCTTCACAAGGGCAAGGAGTCATCATGA
- a CDS encoding DUF1048 domain-containing protein produces MSNWIEVLTGSLEQKRQYREYKARLKALPEPYASAAKAIDRYVMYYGGLTDGDTMVRLLTDHIELWERAATDATPLREIVGDDPVDFAETFIRAYSGTQWIDKERARLVKAIDDAERETLR; encoded by the coding sequence ATGAGCAACTGGATCGAGGTCCTCACCGGATCGCTGGAGCAGAAGCGCCAGTACCGCGAGTACAAGGCGCGGCTGAAGGCATTGCCGGAGCCCTACGCGTCCGCGGCCAAGGCGATCGACCGCTACGTCATGTACTACGGCGGGCTCACCGACGGCGACACCATGGTGCGCCTGCTCACCGATCACATCGAGCTCTGGGAGCGGGCCGCCACCGACGCCACTCCATTGCGCGAGATCGTCGGAGACGACCCGGTGGACTTCGCCGAGACCTTCATTCGGGCCTACTCCGGCACTCAATGGATCGACAAGGAGCGGGCCCGGCTGGTGAAGGCGATCGACGACGCTGAGCGAGAGACCCTGCGATGA
- a CDS encoding ABC transporter ATP-binding protein: MSVGAALRVDGLRKSYGELDVLREVSFAVQPGSIFALLGSNGAGKTTVVRILATLLRADAGLAEVNGFDVASRAADVRGAISLTGQFAAVDDVLTGRENLILIARLRHLPEPAAIADDLLSRFGLAEAAARPVATYSGGMRRRLDIAMSLIGSPPVIFLDEPTTGLDPQARLEVWQAVRELAAAGTTVLLTTQYLDEAEQLADRIAILHDGRIIVDGTLAELTALLPPATVEYVEKQPTLEEVFLAVVSGSASADHPNHSEEES; the protein is encoded by the coding sequence ATGAGCGTGGGCGCTGCGCTCCGGGTCGACGGGCTGCGCAAGTCCTACGGCGAGCTGGACGTCCTGCGGGAGGTCAGCTTCGCGGTGCAGCCGGGCAGCATCTTCGCCCTGCTCGGCTCGAACGGGGCCGGCAAGACCACGGTGGTGCGGATCCTGGCCACCCTGCTGCGGGCCGACGCCGGCCTGGCCGAGGTGAACGGTTTCGACGTGGCCTCCCGGGCGGCGGACGTCCGCGGCGCGATCAGCCTGACCGGCCAGTTCGCCGCCGTCGACGACGTGCTCACCGGGAGGGAGAACCTGATCCTGATCGCCCGGCTTCGGCATCTGCCCGAGCCGGCCGCCATCGCCGATGACCTACTGAGCCGGTTCGGTCTGGCCGAGGCCGCGGCCCGTCCGGTGGCCACCTACTCCGGCGGGATGCGCCGCCGGCTCGACATCGCCATGAGCCTGATCGGCAGCCCGCCGGTGATCTTCCTGGACGAACCGACCACCGGGTTGGATCCGCAGGCCCGCCTCGAGGTCTGGCAGGCCGTCCGCGAACTCGCTGCTGCGGGCACCACCGTCCTGCTCACCACGCAGTACCTGGACGAGGCCGAGCAGCTCGCCGACCGGATCGCGATCCTGCACGACGGCCGGATCATCGTGGACGGCACCCTGGCCGAGCTCACAGCGCTGCTGCCGCCGGCCACGGTCGAGTACGTGGAGAAGCAGCCCACCCTGGAAGAGGTCTTCCTGGCCGTCGTCAGCGGCAGCGCGTCCGCCGACCACCCGAACCACAGCGAGGAGGAGTCATGA